AGAGATGTTCTCTCCTATCCTTGCGGTTGTTCCTTTGCAGCTATTTGCCTATTATGTTGCTGTATTATTAGGAAGAAATGTTGATAAACCAAGGAATCTGGCAAAGAGCGTTACGGTGGAATGATTATCTTAGGAACAAGAGGAAGTAAGCTTGCTTTAATCCAGGCAGAGGAGGTAAAATCTAGGATAAATGACGATGTTTCTATTAGAAAAATTAAGACATCTGCCGATAGGTTTTTAAAACCCTTACAGGAATTTGAAGAAAAAGGTATATTTGTTAAAGAGATTGAGGAGGAATTATTAAAAGGAAATATTGATCTGGCTGTGCATTCTATGAAGGATATACCAATAGAAGTCAGAGAGTCAGAGACTCAGAGAGTCAGGAGTCAAGAATTGATGATTTCTGCGGTTACAAAGAGAATCTCTCCCTATGATGTGATTGTTTCAAAAAATAAATTAGGCTTATTTTCCCTTCCAAAGGGAGCAAGAATTGGGACAGGAAGTATGAGGAGGAAATTGGCTATTCAAGCAATAAGACCAGAGCTTGAGGTTGTTTACATAAGGGGAAACATTGAAACAAGGATAAAAATGCTAGAAAAGGGGCTTGATGCAATTGTTGTCTCTGAGGCTGCTTTAATTAGGCTTTCCCTTTCCCATTTAATTTCAGAAATAATTCCAGAGGATATCTTGCTTCCTGCACCAGGTCAAGGCTCACTTGGAATCCAGATAAGAGAAAATGATAAAAGGCTTGAAGCTTTAACAAGACCCCTTAATGATAGGGAATCTGAGGTCTGCATTAAAGCAGAAAGGTCATTTATGTCTTTTTTTGGGCAAGGTTGTAGCTCTGGAATTTCTGCATTGGCAAAAATAGAAAATGGCAAGATTACCCTTAAAGGATGTATTTTTTTGGAGAAAAAGATGATTATAGAAAAAGAGGAGGGCAATAATCCAATTGAAGTTGGAAAAGCCCTGGCAGAAAAAATAAAAGGAGGTAGTGTTAATGGATATTGTTGAGGGGTTAAGAAAGGTTATCCAGGAGCTCCTTGTTCCTGAGTTAAGGGTTCTTCAAACAGAGGTTAGGGAACTATCCATGCGCTTTGAGCAGATGCAAAAACAAACGAATGAAAGATTTGAGCAGATGCAAGAGCAGATGGATAGAAGATTTAATCTAGTTTTTAAAGAATTCCACTCTCTAAGAGAGGCTTTGGGAGAAATAAGTGCA
This genomic window from bacterium contains:
- the hemC gene encoding hydroxymethylbilane synthase; its protein translation is MIILGTRGSKLALIQAEEVKSRINDDVSIRKIKTSADRFLKPLQEFEEKGIFVKEIEEELLKGNIDLAVHSMKDIPIEVRESETQRVRSQELMISAVTKRISPYDVIVSKNKLGLFSLPKGARIGTGSMRRKLAIQAIRPELEVVYIRGNIETRIKMLEKGLDAIVVSEAALIRLSLSHLISEIIPEDILLPAPGQGSLGIQIRENDKRLEALTRPLNDRESEVCIKAERSFMSFFGQGCSSGISALAKIENGKITLKGCIFLEKKMIIEKEEGNNPIEVGKALAEKIKGGSVNGYC